The genomic interval ACTTCGTCGCCGAAGAGATAGGTCGCGGCGGCGAGCCCGAGGCCGAGAATGGCCACAATGCCAGCCACCATCAGCCATTGGCCTTTGTTGTTCATACCGTCTCCGCGCAGCACGCGCGTAAGGCGGCGATTTCTGCGGCCGGATCTTTGGCCGAGAACACTGCGGTGCCCGCGACGAAGGTATCGGCGCCGGCGCGCCAGCAGGCGGCGATGGTGTCGCGTGTGATGCCGCCGTCTACTTCGAGGAGCGCGCGGCTCCCAGCGGAATCGAGCAGCGCACGTGCGCGCTTGATTTTTTCCACACTGCCTGGGATGAACTTCTGACCGCCAAAGCCCGGGTTCACGCTCATGACGAGCAGGAGATCGAGATCGGCGGCGACATCGCGTAGTGATTCCACTGGCGTGGCCGGATTGATCACCGCGCCCGCGCCGCATCCGAGTTCTTTAATCCGCATCAACTGACGGTGAAGGTGCGGTGCCGTTTCTACGTGAATGGTGAGCATCGCCGCACCCGCTTTGGCAAAGCTGTCGAAGTACTTCTCTGGTTCGACCACCATCAGATGGACATCGAGCGGCAGCGTCGTGAGCGCGCGGCAAGTTTCAATCATTTTCGCGCCGAATGTGAGATTCGGCACGAAGACGCCGTCCATCACGTCTACGTGGAGCCAGTCGGCGCCGCCGGCCTCGAGCATAGCGAGGCCGGCTTTGAGGCGGCCGAAATCGGCGGAGAGCAACGATGGTGCGATGCGAACTTTGGCAGCGGAGCTCATCGGGCGGTGTGCGAGAGGTGAGAGGCGTTAGTTCGAGGCGCGACGCAGGCGGGCGGCAAAGGCGCCATCCGTTCCGTGGAGTTGTGGTAGCACGCGCAGGCGTCCGGCATCGAGCACGGTGGCCGGTACGGCATTCGCGGGTGGTGGTTCGAGGGTGAACTCCGGATGCTCGCCGAGGAACAGTTCAACTTGCGCGTCGTTCTCCTCGATTTCGAGCGAGCAGGTGCTGTACACCAGCAGGCCGCCCGGTGTTACGAGCGATGCTGCCGCGCGCAGAATGGAGCGTTGCGCTGCGGCCATCACGGCGAGGTCGCTCACTTTGAGGCGCCAGCGGGCGTCCGGATGCCGGCGGAAGGTGCCGGTGCCGGTGCATGGGGCGTCGACGAGCACCGCGTCCACCGGCGCAAAGGCGGGGTGGCGCGCGTCGCAGGCGACGGGGAAGACGTTGGTGAGGTCGAGCCGCACAATGGTTTCGCGCAGGCGCTGCAGGCGACTCACGGAAAGGTCGGCGCTGAACACGGCGCTCGCCCGTCGCGAGAGTTCCACCGACTTTCCGCCTGGCGCAGAGCAGAGGTCGGCCACGGTCGCGCCTGCTGGGATGGCCGCGTACTCGGTGACGAGCGTGGCGGCCGGATCCTGCACAAAGAACTGTCCCTGCTGAAATGCGCCCAGTTCGCGGAGCGCGGTGCCCCCGGGAAGCACGAGCGAATCGGTCAGCAGCGGTGAGTCGGTGGTGGTGACGCCGGCGGCTTCGAGTATCGCCTCGAGCTGTTCGCGCACGACGTGCATGGGGCGCACAACTGTTGGCGGCTCGGCGTTGTTCGCGTCGAGCAGTGCCTGCGTGGACTCGGCGCCCCAACGGGCCGCCCAGCGCGCAATGAGCCAGCGCGGATGCGAATGGGTAAGCGCGAGTGCTTCGAGCGGATCGACGGGGAGCGCGGGAGTCGGTTCGTCGCGCTCGCGGTCGAGGCGCCGCAGCACCGCGTTCACGAGTTTGCTGGCCCCAATGCCATGCCGCTCCTTGGCCTGTTCCACGGTTTGGGCGATCGCCGCGTAGGCCGGAACGCTTCCCATATAAAGGAGCTGGTAGGCGCCCAGTCGCAGGAGGTCGGTGAGGTCGGCGTCCAAACGTGCCATGCCGCCCTTGATCCGGTTGTTGAGTAGCAGGTCGAGCCAGCCGCGCCGCCGGAGGGTGCCGTACACCAGTTCTTGGGTCCAGCGTCGGTCGCGCGGGTCCAGGGCGCTGACCCGCTGGTCAAAGGACGCGTCGAGCACCATATGCTGCCGCAGGTCGGCAAGAATGCCGGCGGCGACGACACGGGCGTCGGTGACTTGAAAGCGGGTGGACGGCGAAGGCATTATTTATATAAGTAGTGGCTGGACTGAAGATAGCGATGCCGGGGGCCCTCCGGCGACCCGTATAGACCATTCTGGCAGCTGGCGAAGCGCTCCCGGGGTCTCCGAATGTGACCCCAACTGGCGTTCGCACGTCAAACGATGGAGAATCCTTAAGTGCTGCCCCCCGCGGCCCGTCGCTGACGCTACCTGCGACTCGATGGTACAGGGCGGGGTAATCGTTGAATTCAGGAGTTCGTGATGCATCGTAGCCATCTTGCCGCGAAGGGATTCCGGATAGTCGCCGCACTCGGCGTCTTTGCCGCTTTGGGTTGTATCGATCACTCGACGACCGGCCCATCGCAGGTGAAAAACGCGGATCTTGCGGTGCGGTTGCTGCTGCTCAATGGAAATAGCCAGACGGGCGCGGTGTCGTCTGCCTTGCCGACGCCGGTAACCGTTCGGGTGTTGGATGCGAATGGCATCGGCGTCAGAGGCGCGACGGTCACATTCGCGGTGCGCGTGGGCGGAGGACGTGTGTCGGCTCCCACGGCTCAGTCCGACAGTGTTGGCAATGCGGTGACGCTGTGGACGCTCGGGGCCTCCCCTGGTGCCAATCAGCTCACCGCCATTCTGACCACAAAGGCGATTCTAGATAGCGTTGTTATCTCTGCGAGTGCCGTCGCCGGAGGCCCCGCGAATCTATCGGTGATCGGTGGTGATCGTCAGTCGGCCATTCCGGGCGCGAAACTCCCGACGCCGATTAGCGTGCGGGTCAGTGACGCCTTGGGAAATGGTGTCGTTGGCGTCAGTGTCGGGTTTGCCATCGCTGCGCAGAACGGCGGCGGATCGGTGTTGCCCGAAAGCGCGGTGACTGACGGGACTGGCGTTGCCACGACTGCATGGACGCTTGGATCGAACTTTGGTGTGCAAACGCTTACCGCCACGGTGTCTGGACTTACCCCGGTGACGATCAGCGCGATTCCTGCTGGCTTTCCGTCGAGAATCCGAGTCGTGAGCGGCAATGGTCAAATCGGCCGCTCAAGCAACGTGCTCGTCCAGCCGCTCATTGTGAACGTCACGGATGCGGCCGGCAGTCCGGTGGCCGGCGCCCAGATCAAGTGGACGCAGGGTGCTGGAAACGCTGACGGCTATGTTGCGCCGTCTCCGGCTACCACCGATGCCACGGGTAATGCGTCGGTGCTCTGGACACTCGGCGGAAATCTGACGTCATCCGTGCTGACGGATACGGTGTTCGCTTCGCTCGAGGATGCCCCGTCGCTTGGCTCCATCGCCTTCACGGCGAGTGCGCGTCCGCAGCCGCGGATTCGCTTTATCCGTGGCACGACTACGGGACAGCCGGCTGGCACTCAGCTGGATACCACGGGCACGACACTGTCAGATACGTTGGTCGTGCAGGTGTATGATCCGTCGACGAATACTGGTATTCAAGGGACGACCGTCACGTGGGCGCCGCAGGCGGGCGATGCCACCGACGGCAAGTCCGTGAACTCTGTGGTGACCACGGACAATCTCGGGTACGCAAAAAATAGGTGGTTGCTCCGCTCGAACTCCGGTAATGCGATTCCGCCGAGTTCGGTCGCCAAGCGAATGATTGCGACGGCCGCGGGGATTGGTGACGTGGAGTTCCGCGCGCGAGTGTACCCTGGTCAGGCGGTCGCTCTCAGCTTGAGTCTGCCCACATTGCTCCGAAAGGACTCAACGACATCTGTCACGGCGACGCTCAAGGATGCGAATGGAAATCTCATTTCTGGCGCCACCATCGTCTGGACGTTGTCGGGTCAGATTGCGAGTCCGGCGAGTCCCGCCACCGGCGCCGAAACGGGAGCTGACGGTACCTCCACCCTTGTTCTGACGTGGGCAGGCGCGGCGGGATCGGCTAACGTGAAGGTGACCGCATCGACGACGGTGACAGGCCCATACCCTGTTAGCACCTCAGTCTCTGTGACGCGAAGTTTCGCGATCACTCCTTAGCGACCGCAGTACCACCGCATAGCAAAACGGGCCGCCCCATTGGGCGGCCCGTTTTGCTATGCGTGATGACGGACTTGCGCCAACGCTCTGGCGCCGTAGCGCTACACCAGCATTTCCCCAACCGCCACCCCCCGCCCCCGCGCCCACTCCGCCGCCGCAAGCCGCTTCCGCCCTGCCGGATGCACATCACTAATCCGCACCGCGCCGGCTCCACACGCTACCACAATTCCCTCGCCGTCGGCCTCCAGCACCGTCCCAGGAGCCCCCGAGAGCGCTTCAAGCACCTTCGCCCCATAGCAGCGCACTTCGAGCGCTCCCAGCGTCGTCCACGCGCCAGGCTTGGGGTCGTACGCACGGATCGCCGCCTGCACGGCATTCGCCGGCAAGTCCCAGTGAATGCGCGCGTGCTCGCGTTCAATCTTCGGCGAGTATGTGGCGGCCGCTTCGTCCTGCGGCGTTTCGGTAGACTGCCCTACGCTGATCAACACCAGCGCCTCGACAATCGCCGCCGCGCCAAGTTCGGAGAGACGCAGTTGTAACTCGCCGGCTGTTTCCTCGGGCGCGATCGGTGTGGTAAGCGCGAGCACCACCGGCCCAGCATCGAGCCGCTCCACCATCCGCTGCACCGACACGCCGCTCACCGCGCAGCCGTCGCGCACCGCCGCTTGAATGGGCGCGGCGCCGCGATAGTGCGGGAGCAACGACGCGTGAATGTTGAACGTGCCAAACGGCGGCAGATCAATCACCTCGCGCGGCAGAATATGACCATAGGCCACCACGACGCTCACGTCGGGCTCGGCGGCGCGCAGGGCTTCTACAAACTCAGCCCCGCGCGGGCGCTCGGGCTGCAGCACGGGGATCCCTTCTTCGAGCGCAATCTGCTTGACGGGCGACGGCTCGAGTTGCGAGCGCGAGCGTCCGCGTGGACGATCGGGCTGCGTGACCACCACCACCACGTCGTGCCCCTCGCCGATCAGCGCGCGGAGCGCGGCCGTCGCGAACTCGGGAGTACCGAAGAAGGCGATGCGCACGCTAGAGCCGCTCGTCGTCGTGCGCGGGGTCGTCGTCATCGTGCACTTCTTTCGAAATATCGCGCACGAAGTTCGGATACTGATCCTTCTCGGCGTCCCACAGCGCCATCACCTTTTGCCGCTTGAGAAAGCTCAGGTGATCAATGAACAGCTTGCCGTGCAAGTGATCGATCTCATGCTGCATGCACACGCCGAGGAGTTCCGTCCCTTCAATCTCGACGGTGTGGCCGTCGCGATTCATCGCACGCACTACCACACGCTTGCTGCGCGTGACGTCGCCGTAAATCTCGGGAATCGACAGGCACCCTTCTTCCCACTTGAGGGTGCCTTCGCGTTCGATGATCTCGGGGTTGATCAGCACGTGCGGCTGGCCATCCACCTCAATCACCGCCACGCGCTCCGTGCGCCCCACCTGCGGCGCGGCGAGTCCCACGCCGCGTGCCGCGTGCATCGTCTCGAACATATTGTCGATCAACGCCTGCAACTCGGGCGTGATGGCGTCCACGAGCACCGTCTCCTCGCGGAGCACGGGATCGCCGAGGACACGAATGCCAAGCAACGGCATCAGTCTTTCGCTTCGCTCGGGTTGGAGCCGAGCACTTTGGCAATGCGGCCGCGCTCGACAATGACCTTCGACTCACCGGTCCGGATGGTGATGCGGTCATCCAGCGTTTTGGCGGAGTTACCGTCCTTCATTCCTTCCTTGATGTGCACCACTTCGCCCACGAGTCCGCCGGCGGTGACAATCTCATCACCCTTATGCAGGCCGAGCAGCGCGGCTTCGTGCTGTTTGCGCTGCTTCTGCTGCGGGCGGATCATCAAGAAGTAAAAGATCGCGAAGATCGCCCCGAACTGGACGAGCATCACGTACATGCCGTTATTGCCAGCCTGAGCGGCTGCGGCCTGAGCGAAGATCGGGAGAAAAGCGTGCATGGTCAGTCGGCTTTGGAGTGGTAGCGTTCGAGCCAGTCGCGGCTCCACGTGTCGAATGTCCCGGTGCGAATTGCCTCTCGGGCACGGCGCATCAGGGCGATGAGGAAATGTACATTGTGCAGGCTCAGAAGGCGCAGGCCGAGGATCTCTTCCGTGGCCACGAGGTGCCGAATATAGGCGCGGGAGTAGCGGCGACAGGCGGTGCAGCCGCATTCGGCGTCGAGCGGGCCTGCGTCCTCGCGGAACCGGGCATTCTTCATGTTGATGCGCCCGTCAGCGGTGAACGCCGCACCGTTGCGCCCCATGCGGGTGGGTGCCACGCAGTCGAATAGGTCAACGCCGCGGGCCACGCCTTCCACGAGATCTTCGGGAAAGCCCACGCCCATCAGGTAGCGCGGGCGGTCGCGGGGAATCGCGTCGTCGCACACCTCAATCATCTCGTACATCGCAGGCTTCTCTTCGCCCACCGAGAGCCCGCCAATGGCGATGCCGTCCCACGGACCAGCGGACGCAATCGACGTGGCCGCCGCGCGCCGTAGATCGGCATGAATCCCACCCTGCACAATCGGAAAGAGCGTTTGTCGCGGGGCGTTCGGGTCCAGATGCAGGCGGTCGAACTCCACTCGGCAGCGCTCGAGCCACCGGAGGCTGCGTTCGCTGGCGTCGAGGCTCGCCGAGTGTTCGCTCTTCCCTGGAATCACGTGATCGAACTGCATCACGATGTCGGCGCCGAGGTTGGTCTCAATCTGCATCACCGACTCGGGGGTGAAGTGCCGCGCCGAGCCGTCGATATGTGATTTGAAGCTCACTCCGTCTTCTGTGACCGCATTGAGCGCGGCCAGCGAGAACACCTGAAAGCCGCCCGAGTCGGTGAGAATCGGGCCGTCCCATGCAGAAAAACGGTGCACGCCGCCGAGTCGGCGCACGAGATCGTCGCCGGGCCGAAGGTGCAGGTGATAGGCATTCGCGAGAATAATCTGCGCGTGCATGGTGCGCAGTTCGTCGGGGTCGAGCGCCTTGACCGTGGCGAGCGTTCCCACCGGCATAAACACCGGCGTCTCCACCGCGCCGCGAGGCGTGTGGAGAACTCCGGCGCGGGCGCGGCCGGCGGTGTGTTGAATGTCGAACGAAAAAGTCATGAGAATGTCGAAAGGCGCTATGGGATCGGTCGGGCTTCTGCCAGCACCCGGCCGTGCCCTGTGGCGCCGGTGCTCAAATCACGAGCATGGCGTCGCCATACGAATAGAAACGGTATCCCTCGCGCACCGCTACGGCGTAGGCCTCGCGCGTGAGTTCCACGCCGGCCACGGCCGAGACGAGCATAAGTAGGGTGGAGCGGGGGAGATGGAAGTTGGTGAGCAGGTGGTCAATGCCGCGCATTGCGTGCGGCGGCCGGATGAAGATGCGCGTCTCGCCTTCGCCTGCGACGATCTTGCCCGACGCATCCACGACGCTCTCGAGCGTGCGCGCGGTGGTCGTGCCGACCGCCCACACGGCTCCGCCGCGCGCACGCGTGGCGTTTACCGCGGCGGCAGCCTCTGGGGTCACACGGTACCACTCTTCGTGCATGATGTGCTGCGCGGGATCTTCTACCTCAACCGGCCGGAAGGTGCCGGCGCCCACGTGCAACAACACATCCGCGCAGTCGACACCCTTTGCCGTAAGCGCCGACAGCACCTCAGGCGTGAAGTGCAGGCCGGCCGTCGGCGCCGCCACGGAGCCGCGCTGGTCGGCGTAAACGGTCTGGTACCGCTCGGCGTCGGTTTCGGCATCGCCGCGCTCGATATACGGCGGAAGCGGGATATGGCCGTGTGCGTCGATGGCCGCGAGCAGATTGCCGCCTGTGACTAATCGCACGATTCGCGTGTGCCGATCGGTGGTCTCGAGCATCTCAACATCGAAACCGGGGGCGATGTGCACTATGCGGCCGGGCTTGAGTTTGTTGCCAGGCTGCACCATGGCTTCCCACCGATCATCGCCGACGGGGCGCAGCAAGAACACTTCGGCGGGCGCGCCGGAATCGCGCGTGCCAAGCAGCCGCGCGCGAAACACACGCGTGGTATTGCGAACGAGGATATCGCCGGCGGGAATCAGCCCGACAATGTCGCGGAACTTGAGATGGCGAATGGCTCCGCTTGCACGATCCACCACCATCAGTCGGCTGTCGTCGCGACGCTCTGCCGGCCGCTGCGCAACGAGCGCGGGCGGCAGTTCAAAATCAAAATCAGCGGTGGTGAACGTCACTCGCCGACAATCATCCGGACGCCGAGCAGCCGGAACGGCGCTGCGGCTTCCATCTCAAACGTCAGCGTGGCCGGATCGCCTTCACCGGTGCGGCAGCGTACTTCGAGCACGGTGACAGACTTGGCCACAAACGCCACCGGCACCAAGGCGCCGAGTCGCACGCGTCGCGAGAGGGCGAGTTTTACGCGGTCCTCGAGCGACCGATTGTCCTGCGCATTCGGCGCCATGTTTTCCGAAAGAAACTTGCCAAGCGACGCAACATCTCCTGCCATCATTTCGTGCAACCACTGCGCGGCGAGCTTCCCCACCGGAGTGTCGGGGAGCGCGATGGCCGGTGCGTCCGGCGCCGTGCGCGGCCCGGGGCCCTCCATGCGCACCGTGCTGTACTGCGCCAGCAACGCGCGGTGCACCTTCGGCGCGGGATGCTCGGCGACGTTCGATGCCATCACCATCACAAGTCCCGACTGCGGCTCGCGGTTGTAGAGAAAAAAGTTCACCATGTCTGACCCTGCGAGCACCACCGGCTCGTCGGGAAAGAACTCGTCGCGCATCTCGCGCGAGAGCAAGCGCTCCGTGGTGAAGAGCGAGTCATAGAACGCGGCCATATCGTCCACGGTCGAGAGCAGGCCACCATTGCCGCGCAGATTCCAGTGACTGCCGTCGGCGGCGTGCGGGCGCTCGAGCATCGTGGGCAGTTCGGTGCCGGCCTCGAGGCCGTGCGCGAGATCGGCTGGCGAAAAATGCGGGAGCAACAAGCCGGTCTTCGCCATGCCGACCGGCGTAAAGACGTGCTCTTGCAAATAGGCGTCGTACGGCTGCTGCGCCACAATCTCGATGATCGCCGCGAGCAGGGAGTAGCCGGTGTTGGAATATTGTTCAGCGCTTCCGGGCGCGAACTTGAGCGGCGTGGCCATCGCGCGTGCCATCAGTTCGCCGCGAGAGATTGGCTCAAAGTCTGGCCCAACGCCAATCGGAAAGCCCGCGCGATGATAGAGCAACTGCTGCACCGAGATACCGCGTTTGTCGGCCGGCACATTGGGGAGGAATCGGCCAATGGTATCGACAAGGCGCAGCTTGCCGGCGTCGCGCAGTTGCAACACGGCGACTTTGGTGAAGTCCTTGGTGTTGGAGCCAATCTGCACCACGGTGCCGGGCGTGAACTTCGTGCTGGCCGCGCGATTCGCGAGTCCGTAGCCGCGGCGTAGTAACACTTCACCGTTCCGGCGCACGAGCACCACGCCGGCAAAGCCGGCTTTCGTTTCGGCGGTGAGAATGGAATCGGCCACGCGCCCGGCGGGGGCCATCACCTCTGCTCCGAGTGGGACTCGCCGTGACTGCGCTCCGCTCTCCGCAGAGGGGAGCGCACACAACAGCAACAGCGCAGTGCAGCGCAAAGCCATCGAAATGTTCATGGGGCTGTTCACGTGAGAGTGGATCCGTCCTGCAGAGCCCTAGAACAGTGTCGCCTGCTCCCGCTCGGGCGGCGTGTAGCCGAGGTGTCGGTACGCCTGCGGGCTGGCCATGCGGCCACGCGCGGTGCGTTGCAACAAGCCGTTCTGTACGAGAAACGGCTCGTACACTTCCTCGATGGTGTCTGGGTCTTCGCCAATCGCCGCGGCAATCGTCGTGACACCCACGGGGCCGCCCTCAAACTTCTCGATGATGGTGCGGAGGATGCGCGTGTCCATGTCGTCGAGGCCGAACTCGTCGACGTCGAGCAGCGCAAGCGCGTCGCGCGCCACGGCGAGCGTGATAATACCGTCGGCCTTCACCTGCGCAAAGTCGCGCACGCGGCGGAGCAGGCGATTGGCGATGCGTGGGGTGCCGCGCGAGCGCACCGCGATTTCGTGCGCGCCGTCATCGTGCAGTTCCACGCCCAGCACTTCACCGGTGCGCCGGACAATCGTTTCAATCTCGTTGGCGGGGTAGAAGTCCAACCGCATGGTGAGCCCGAACCGCGCGCGCATTGGCGAGGTCAGCAACCCGTAACGCGTTGTGGCTCCCACCAGTGTGAACTTTTCAATCGCCATCGTCACCGTCTGCGCGTTGGGGCCGTCGCTCAGGCGGATGTCAATCTTGTAATCCTCCATCGCCGGATATAAAAACTCCTCGATGATCGGACGCAGGCGGTGGATTTCGTCAATAAATAGAATGTCGCCAGCGCGCAGGTTGGTGAGCGTGCCCACCAAGTCGCCGGGCTTTTCGAGCGCGGGCCCTGACGTCGTGCGGATGTTCACGCCCAACTCGCGCGCCATCAACTCAGCGAGCGTGGTTTTGCCGAGTCCTGGCGGGCCGTGAAAGAGCGTGTGGTCGAGCGACTCACGCCGCCCCATTGCTGCCTGAATGGCAATGTCGAGCGC from Gemmatimonadota bacterium carries:
- the rpe gene encoding ribulose-phosphate 3-epimerase is translated as MSSAAKVRIAPSLLSADFGRLKAGLAMLEAGGADWLHVDVMDGVFVPNLTFGAKMIETCRALTTLPLDVHLMVVEPEKYFDSFAKAGAAMLTIHVETAPHLHRQLMRIKELGCGAGAVINPATPVESLRDVAADLDLLLVMSVNPGFGGQKFIPGSVEKIKRARALLDSAGSRALLEVDGGITRDTIAACWRAGADTFVAGTAVFSAKDPAAEIAALRACCAETV
- the rsmB gene encoding 16S rRNA (cytosine(967)-C(5))-methyltransferase RsmB, with the protein product MPSPSTRFQVTDARVVAAGILADLRQHMVLDASFDQRVSALDPRDRRWTQELVYGTLRRRGWLDLLLNNRIKGGMARLDADLTDLLRLGAYQLLYMGSVPAYAAIAQTVEQAKERHGIGASKLVNAVLRRLDRERDEPTPALPVDPLEALALTHSHPRWLIARWAARWGAESTQALLDANNAEPPTVVRPMHVVREQLEAILEAAGVTTTDSPLLTDSLVLPGGTALRELGAFQQGQFFVQDPAATLVTEYAAIPAGATVADLCSAPGGKSVELSRRASAVFSADLSVSRLQRLRETIVRLDLTNVFPVACDARHPAFAPVDAVLVDAPCTGTGTFRRHPDARWRLKVSDLAVMAAAQRSILRAAASLVTPGGLLVYSTCSLEIEENDAQVELFLGEHPEFTLEPPPANAVPATVLDAGRLRVLPQLHGTDGAFAARLRRASN
- a CDS encoding Ig-like domain-containing protein translates to MHRSHLAAKGFRIVAALGVFAALGCIDHSTTGPSQVKNADLAVRLLLLNGNSQTGAVSSALPTPVTVRVLDANGIGVRGATVTFAVRVGGGRVSAPTAQSDSVGNAVTLWTLGASPGANQLTAILTTKAILDSVVISASAVAGGPANLSVIGGDRQSAIPGAKLPTPISVRVSDALGNGVVGVSVGFAIAAQNGGGSVLPESAVTDGTGVATTAWTLGSNFGVQTLTATVSGLTPVTISAIPAGFPSRIRVVSGNGQIGRSSNVLVQPLIVNVTDAAGSPVAGAQIKWTQGAGNADGYVAPSPATTDATGNASVLWTLGGNLTSSVLTDTVFASLEDAPSLGSIAFTASARPQPRIRFIRGTTTGQPAGTQLDTTGTTLSDTLVVQVYDPSTNTGIQGTTVTWAPQAGDATDGKSVNSVVTTDNLGYAKNRWLLRSNSGNAIPPSSVAKRMIATAAGIGDVEFRARVYPGQAVALSLSLPTLLRKDSTTSVTATLKDANGNLISGATIVWTLSGQIASPASPATGAETGADGTSTLVLTWAGAAGSANVKVTASTTVTGPYPVSTSVSVTRSFAITP
- the fmt gene encoding methionyl-tRNA formyltransferase, coding for MTTTPRTTTSGSSVRIAFFGTPEFATAALRALIGEGHDVVVVVTQPDRPRGRSRSQLEPSPVKQIALEEGIPVLQPERPRGAEFVEALRAAEPDVSVVVAYGHILPREVIDLPPFGTFNIHASLLPHYRGAAPIQAAVRDGCAVSGVSVQRMVERLDAGPVVLALTTPIAPEETAGELQLRLSELGAAAIVEALVLISVGQSTETPQDEAAATYSPKIEREHARIHWDLPANAVQAAIRAYDPKPGAWTTLGALEVRCYGAKVLEALSGAPGTVLEADGEGIVVACGAGAVRISDVHPAGRKRLAAAEWARGRGVAVGEMLV
- the def gene encoding peptide deformylase, which codes for MPLLGIRVLGDPVLREETVLVDAITPELQALIDNMFETMHAARGVGLAAPQVGRTERVAVIEVDGQPHVLINPEIIEREGTLKWEEGCLSIPEIYGDVTRSKRVVVRAMNRDGHTVEIEGTELLGVCMQHEIDHLHGKLFIDHLSFLKRQKVMALWDAEKDQYPNFVRDISKEVHDDDDPAHDDERL
- the yajC gene encoding preprotein translocase subunit YajC, with protein sequence MHAFLPIFAQAAAAQAGNNGMYVMLVQFGAIFAIFYFLMIRPQQKQRKQHEAALLGLHKGDEIVTAGGLVGEVVHIKEGMKDGNSAKTLDDRITIRTGESKVIVERGRIAKVLGSNPSEAKD
- the tgt gene encoding tRNA guanosine(34) transglycosylase Tgt; this translates as MTFSFDIQHTAGRARAGVLHTPRGAVETPVFMPVGTLATVKALDPDELRTMHAQIILANAYHLHLRPGDDLVRRLGGVHRFSAWDGPILTDSGGFQVFSLAALNAVTEDGVSFKSHIDGSARHFTPESVMQIETNLGADIVMQFDHVIPGKSEHSASLDASERSLRWLERCRVEFDRLHLDPNAPRQTLFPIVQGGIHADLRRAAATSIASAGPWDGIAIGGLSVGEEKPAMYEMIEVCDDAIPRDRPRYLMGVGFPEDLVEGVARGVDLFDCVAPTRMGRNGAAFTADGRINMKNARFREDAGPLDAECGCTACRRYSRAYIRHLVATEEILGLRLLSLHNVHFLIALMRRAREAIRTGTFDTWSRDWLERYHSKAD
- the queA gene encoding tRNA preQ1(34) S-adenosylmethionine ribosyltransferase-isomerase QueA, with product MTFTTADFDFELPPALVAQRPAERRDDSRLMVVDRASGAIRHLKFRDIVGLIPAGDILVRNTTRVFRARLLGTRDSGAPAEVFLLRPVGDDRWEAMVQPGNKLKPGRIVHIAPGFDVEMLETTDRHTRIVRLVTGGNLLAAIDAHGHIPLPPYIERGDAETDAERYQTVYADQRGSVAAPTAGLHFTPEVLSALTAKGVDCADVLLHVGAGTFRPVEVEDPAQHIMHEEWYRVTPEAAAAVNATRARGGAVWAVGTTTARTLESVVDASGKIVAGEGETRIFIRPPHAMRGIDHLLTNFHLPRSTLLMLVSAVAGVELTREAYAVAVREGYRFYSYGDAMLVI
- a CDS encoding serine hydrolase, which codes for MAPAGRVADSILTAETKAGFAGVVLVRRNGEVLLRRGYGLANRAASTKFTPGTVVQIGSNTKDFTKVAVLQLRDAGKLRLVDTIGRFLPNVPADKRGISVQQLLYHRAGFPIGVGPDFEPISRGELMARAMATPLKFAPGSAEQYSNTGYSLLAAIIEIVAQQPYDAYLQEHVFTPVGMAKTGLLLPHFSPADLAHGLEAGTELPTMLERPHAADGSHWNLRGNGGLLSTVDDMAAFYDSLFTTERLLSREMRDEFFPDEPVVLAGSDMVNFFLYNREPQSGLVMVMASNVAEHPAPKVHRALLAQYSTVRMEGPGPRTAPDAPAIALPDTPVGKLAAQWLHEMMAGDVASLGKFLSENMAPNAQDNRSLEDRVKLALSRRVRLGALVPVAFVAKSVTVLEVRCRTGEGDPATLTFEMEAAAPFRLLGVRMIVGE
- the ruvB gene encoding Holliday junction branch migration DNA helicase RuvB, which translates into the protein MSRAEITTPEVLADESVVELSLRPQRLAEFIGQSKVKDALDIAIQAAMGRRESLDHTLFHGPPGLGKTTLAELMARELGVNIRTTSGPALEKPGDLVGTLTNLRAGDILFIDEIHRLRPIIEEFLYPAMEDYKIDIRLSDGPNAQTVTMAIEKFTLVGATTRYGLLTSPMRARFGLTMRLDFYPANEIETIVRRTGEVLGVELHDDGAHEIAVRSRGTPRIANRLLRRVRDFAQVKADGIITLAVARDALALLDVDEFGLDDMDTRILRTIIEKFEGGPVGVTTIAAAIGEDPDTIEEVYEPFLVQNGLLQRTARGRMASPQAYRHLGYTPPEREQATLF